The nucleotide window TATTGACTGTGTGTTATTAATTTGTTTGTTGGATTATTGTAAGAAAAAATTAATGGTGCCatgtcatttctgatgtcagagtttgacattgaatgtgcagatGTCAATTAAATCAAGAACTTGTGGTTCTAACAAAAAAAAGCAGCTCACTGATATTAATGGCATTGTCTCATTTGAGGATGATTTGAGTCTGACCAACAAACCATTTCATGTAGTCACCCAATTTCATTAAAATTTTCTTTAacttaattaaataaaataactcTGGCAGGCTAAGATTTGTACAATTTGTTTATAAGATTTATTGATacgtccattgctcttgatgtggtctctgccacattggggagacggaacaccaacttgcagaacatttcagggaacagctcTGGAATGCCAAAACTAAACGACCCCACCGCCTTGTGGCTGAatgctttaactccccctcccaatctgtcaaggacatgcaagtactCTGCTGCCACCCCCTCCAAGTTCTAGCTACCTAACGCTTGTAGGAagaacatttagattagattacttacagtgtggaaacaggccctttggcccaacaagtccacaccgacccaccgaagtgcaacccacccatacccctaacctaacactacgggcaatttagcatagccaattcatcccgcacatctttggaatgtgggaggaaactggagcaccaggaggaaacccacgtagacacgggaagaacgcggaaactccacacagtcagtcgcctgagtcgggaactgaacccagctcTCAGGCGCTgcgagacagcagtactaactgccgtgccacccacaatcttgtcttctgccttgggacccactAACTACataggatcaatgtagatttcaccagtttccttatttcccctcccctccacccacctccacACCACACACCTTGTCCCAgatccagagttgaaaaatgtggtgctggaaaaatgctTAGAGGCCATACCTCTAggagttccctggctgttctctggcaTGGCacccatccacagattctatcaacaaacacattgacctggacccaatataccggccactgcagcggacagttggaactgacaaccagaagcggcagagacaaaccactataaatgccggaggaaacatcacagaagcgcttcacactgaagatgtcacctagacaggggatgaaacgtttgcaacacaaattcagctcggcgaacagaactacaacaacaagcacccgagctacaaatcttctcacaaactttgaattgagcataggagttgggacatcctgTTGCAACTGTCACACATGCCACACAATACAAGGCATGGTCCTTCTCTGACTTACCATCCCTTTGAGTATTAGGGGGAAGACATCCCTTTAATTGTAACATTCAGGAAAGATGCCTTACTTCAACAAAAATGTGCTGTGCTCACAGATGTTTGGACAGAGGAaaggtgaagctcaatcttcattcagaaaaAGAGGGGAGCAGCAGTAGCTTTAGAAGCTCATGGTCCAACTtgtgcattcagacaataggagGGCTCTTCTGGGCAAAATCTGGGAATGAAGCAATTCTCCCCCTTTCCATTCCTTATCCTGGAAGAGAGAGAAGCGGGAAAGAACTGTTCACTTGCAACAACGGGAGGCAGAGAGTGTGAATCCAAGCAGGGAGCAGATTCTGCAAAAGTCAGTTTCAGTCGGCTTCTtcgagaatattgtgtgcaattctggtctccctcctataggtaggatgttgtgaaacttgaaaggattcagaaaagattcacaaggctgttgccagggtaaGAGGGTTTGAaccacaaggagaggctgaataaggtgGGCCTGTTTTCCATAGAGCATCGCAGGCtgagtgtgtgttttttaaagaggtttataaaaacttgaggggtgtggatggggtgaatagacaaggtcttttccttgggatagggggagtgcagaactagagggcataggtttagggcaagaggggaaaaatttaaaaggaaccttgcAGTCAACCTTTttttgcagagggtgatgtgtgtatggaatgagctgccagaggaagtggtggaggcatctggatgggtatgtgaaaaggaagggtttagagggatatggactaagtgatggcaaatggaactagactaattttggatatccggtcggcatggacaagttagattgaaggatttgtttctgtgttttatgtcTCTGACTCATGACTGGCATTCGTCAAAACATTTATGCAACAGAAAATTATACGAGGGTAAAGATAAGCCTCACGTCACTGATCCATGAATCCTGGTGTAATATGGATGTATTTCTAGTAATAGAGTCAGTATGGTATGGAAGGAGTccaaaagatggcttcttttACAAAAAGTCACACTTGAAACTTAAATCTGAGTCTTCTGGAAATGTAAGACAACCATGTGTTAATATAAGACAGATAAGTCTGGGCTTTATGTTCCATATTTGAAGGAATGTTTGTGGCTCTAAAAGCCTGATTTGCAGTTGTTTCAGGGCTCATAATATTGTATATCTTCAATAAGAACGTCAGTACAGCATGATAGATGTCCATTCAGCAACTTGAGTGAACTCTTCATGGAGAATGCAATCCACCACATTACCCTGCTGTATACATTTACATATAGATCAGCACAAAGATCTTGGGTACTAAGAGAGGAAAAAATGTTCCACAGAAACGAGAATTGTGTGTTTTGATTTTCTATTGTGGACTGACAGCGATGACCTTTGTCATCTCTTTCCACAGGAATATTACAAGAGAAGAATTTGGAGGCAGAAATCTCAGACCAAACATCACATCGAAGTCTGACAGTTGCTTGATTCACCAGGACTTGGATATTGATGGCCTTGAAAACAAAGGGGAGAAGGTCTGTCTGCTTTGTTAGGTTTTAaatgtcagtgtgactggaaactCAGAGTCTCACATACTCGCACACCAGAGTAGTGACTGGAACATGCTTTACAGACTGAATGAAGTCCTTCAATTATCAGAGGGTTCACCAGTAACACCACACCTATGCTGTAAGTGTGAACGAGTTTCAACTGATTGTTGAACCTGGAGAAATACGAGGACACCTGCACCATGGAGAAATCATGAAAATGCAGGAACGGTTTCCCTTCCCCCCTCTTCCCGATATTCATCAACATTTATACACGGGGCAGCAGtacttggaagaacaacactgcaGTGAATCCCTGGACACTTCCAGAGACAGATACTGTCGGTGGAAACTCAGTTAAATTCTGCCATCAATTGGGTGATAGCCAAGTTGTGAGTGAGGTTGAACTTGGTTACTTGAGGAGTTTTATTTTTGGTTGCTACATACAATAAAGTGTAAGTGATTGTTTCAGCagtttattgtgtgcagtttctgagTTAAGAGCCAAATTAAGGCGATTCACCCACAACCACAGTGAGAGGCTGGGATTCATGTTGACTccattgcattcagcagtacatcACGTCAATACCCTTATAAAGCGAAGGCTGACAGCACCACCTTTCTCAAACAGAAACACCCAGAGGAGCGTGTCACCCAATAATCTGTAAAATTAGCATGAAAAGTGGTGTAACTTGTTCTAGTGATAAGAGTAAATCCCCAACACTTTAAAATCAGCAATTTATTTATCCAACTCTCACGGTGAACAAATgaacaaaactattaacaaactgttAACAGGCCAGGAGCAGATGGGTGGCACGGGTTTAGTTGGGGATCATGGACTGGCTGgtttgaagggtctgttccaggCTGCATGACTCCAAAGCACTGAATGAATGGGGATCCATCCCAAAGATGATAAAGGTTTCGAGCACCACCTTAGGCAAATGTGTGGACTCAGTCAGCCAGCCAGTTCTCTCCAGGAGACTGTCTCTCAAGAAAGGAAGTGGTTTCCTGTCCCATCAGCCAGATTATCCTGTTTGGATTAGGTCCTATATTTCCAACAaaataggtagacagggcagtgtctATAACaaatatgttattaaacttgGAAGAGTGCTGAAGacatatacaaggatgttgccaggactcaagggtctgtgtaaaagggagaggttagacaagctaaGATATTTTTATTTAGAGCATTAGAGACTGAGAGAGGCCCTTAGAGAAGTGAAGAGATCGTGAGACGCATGGAGGGGGTGAATGCACTCACTTTTACCCCGGGTTGGGGAAGTGAGGGCTAgcgggcatcagtttaaggttagaggaaaaagaataacagggaatgtgaggggcaacttttgtttttacacagacggtggtacacatatggaatgagatgccagcggaagtggttgaggtgggtacattaacaacatttaaaaggcatttggacaaatacgtggattggaaaggtatgaaaggaaatgggccaagtgcagggaaatgggctgagtgttgatggacagtttggtcagcatggaccatgttgggcagaagggcctgtttcctgctgtaggactctatgattcgCGTCTCTTTGTAGGTCCGACAGTTTTGAGTTTCCAAATGAACATTTCACTAAATCAGGCCGAATAAAATCCAATCTCATTTGTCAACTGTGAtgcagaggtgctggtgttgaattggggtggacaaggtcagaagtcacacggcacctgatgaaggagcagcactcatgAAAGAGCAATGctcctaaagcttgtgatttcaaataaacctttcgcactgtaacatggtgttgtgtgacttccgaCTTCTTCAACTCTGGGTTTGTCTCAAACTTGATGGGATACTTTGTCCAACTCGGCATATTTTATCAGTATCGCTTGGAGGAATTTTtttgaagattagattccctacattatggaaacaggtcctttggcccaacaagtccacactggccctctgcagagtaacccagccagacccattcccctatccctattcctctacatttaccccaactaatgcaccacacctgcacatccctgaacactatgggacaatttagatgggccaatccatcctaacctgcacacctttagaccaggggaaggaaaccagagcactcagaggtaACCCCTACAGATGTGGGGGGCATTGTGAAAGctacacacagactgtcaccctgAGGatgcaattgaacccaggtcaacATCATGAGGTAgtggtactaaccactgagtcaccatgccacccctgagcCACATAGGTGGGCTTGGGAGGTGGTGTtaggggggggggaaaagagggtGAGTCCAGCACAAAACAACAAAAGCCCACTGCACCCACTGTCAGAATAGGCAGGAGGTTCAGCTTTGGGGGTGACCCACTGCAGCATCACTGGTGGAATCTGATTGTTGGATGCACTTGTGCCCCTGCTGGTGCCTCCGCAAGTTGCAGGACAATGTGAACCTCCGCCCGCAGTCGGGGCAGgcaaacggcctctccccggtgtggacccattGGTGGGCCAGCAGTTTGGAGGAGCGGTTGAACCCCTTCCCGCACttggggcagctgaatggcctttccctgGTATGGACCCGTCGGTGGGATAACaggtcagaggaattgctgaaggccttaccACACTCTGGGCAGGCgaaaggcctctcccccgtgtggattcGCCGATGTCtcagcaggtcggaggaattgctgaaggccttcccgcactctgagcagctgaagggcctctcaccCGTGTGAACCCGCTGATGGGccagcaggttggaggatttaCTGAAGGCCTTTCCGCattctgggcagctgaagggcctctcccctgtgtggacctgcTGATGGgccagcaggttggaggaattgctgaaggccttcccacactctgggcagctgaagggcctctcccccgtgtggacccgccggtgcctcagcaggttggaggagtcgctgaaggccttcccgcattcggggcagctgaatggcctctcccccgtgtggactcgccggtgcttcagcaggtcggaggaattgctgaaggctttCCCACACTCATGGCAACTGAAGAGCCTCTCCCCTGCGTGGAATCGCTGGTGGGTCTGGAAGTTGTCCACCCAAGTGAACCCTTTCCCGCACATGGAGCAGTAAAACGTCCTCTCACCAGTCTGTATttgctggtgggccagcaggacACAGGAGCAAGTAAAGCCCTTCGCCtgctcggggcaggagaacggcctctccccagtgtgattgCACTGATGAGCCGCTAGGACAGGTGGGACACGGAAGCCcttcccacagtcaccacacttccatggtttctcaacGGGGCGTGtttcctcaggtttctccatggctgaagcttcagctgcacacacacacacacacacacacacgtgtacaaTCCCGCaatgaattcctctttccacGCAGTAGAgttgtttcaggctccacacacacTGCGCTGCAACAGTAGAGTCTTTCAACCAGTCCCCCCgtactcaaacaggaaccaaagaGAACGcgttgctccttctcacagaatcagttGAAAATTGTTGCGGTCCtgatggactgagtgactgtcagacattgatgtgaaagtgaggactggagacgctggagagtcagaatcaaaaaatgcgtcgctggaaaagcgcagcaaggcaagcagcatcagagaagcagaagaatcaacattttgggcataagccctttatctgtTGACTTTGAAACTTTTGTCTTCAGATAGTCTGTAAGaaaagattacaaaagtcattacTGCCAGTCCGGTTAagaatgagacatcaaggcatttacactgacaccagagagaaactgaacataTAGATGTGGCAAGTGTTCGTGGCAAGTCAGAGCGATAGAGATatgtctgcaaatgtgttgctggtcaaagcacagcaggttaggcagcatctcagagatatgtagcacagaaacagacccttcggtctaattcATCCGTGCCAACtagataacctaacctaatctcggccgatttgccagcatttggaccatattgtctaaacccttcctaatcgtatacccatccagatgccttttcatgtCATAATTGTGCCAGCAGCCACCACCTACTCTGACAGCTCTTTCCTTAAACACGccactttctgcatgaaagaCTTATCCCTTAGGTTCCTTTGTTAAGTTCTTTTGCTTGAGCTTCTTACACTGCAAtacgccaacttctgtgaacaaccaaACTTTACTTAATAAAGTACAAGCTGTGGAGAAACTCTTAACACTCTTCGTAATGCTTGTACACAACAGTACCAAAAAAACACCCTtaaagtaaaactgaaacagaggcttacagttgaagttagaagggcggAAGGAGACAGTGCTAGCAGCCTTTCTCCACACAGTCCACTGTTTAACTCACCCAAACGAGACTTCAGCTTTcaggactgaccactcccctttcattgtacaggtcacttctaaaacataaaagctttggcctcAAGTCTCATCTGTTCATATCTGACCAAAAATGCCTCCCAATACcgtttttcatctctgtactaaaCCAGTCGCTTCGGAGCCCGGGTCTTTTTaccacccctctgaaaaaaaaccaaggacacagcatCCTCgagaaggaccagctttgtgacagagggatataggccaaacactggcaggtgggattagattagtttgagaacatagcatggagtagttggactgaagggactgtttctgtgctgtttgactcggTGACTGTTCTGAAATGGCCTGAAAACTATTTTCTTACCTTCCCCCATAaatatccacttctttgttgttccaaaatcagatgaactcagccttgaatatattcaatgatcccataactgcaggaagactccccacttctgaactcaattcctcttgctaatataccacttgacttgctcattgcttgctgcgcctgtctgacaactggcattgactagtatggaaggacgctgaggcccctttatacacattcctgatgaagggctcaagcCTGTAACGCtgactctactgctcctcggatgctgcctcatctgctgtgcttttcgagcaccacactttttgactctgatctccagcatttgcagtcctcattttctccacatcccaatttctcaccatttaaacaatgcatcTCCTTTCTGCTTCCCCCGCCCCGCAAGGGAATGCTATCACTTCACATCGtggccctgcattttccatgaggTTGCCAACTGAGACACAGACCTGGCccaacttttccagaatctgtccCCTCCATAAATTGTGATTGAGCGCGAGAGATAGACACAATAGGGGGGTCTCTGATTAGCAGGAGGACCACGCTCTTTCCGGTCCTCCAGGACTTCCTATTGGCCCAACAA belongs to Hemiscyllium ocellatum isolate sHemOce1 chromosome 27 unlocalized genomic scaffold, sHemOce1.pat.X.cur. SUPER_27_unloc_12, whole genome shotgun sequence and includes:
- the LOC132807281 gene encoding zinc finger protein 420-like yields the protein MEKPEETRPVEKPWKCGDCGKGFRVPPVLAAHQCNHTGERPFSCPEQAKGFTCSCVLLAHQQIQTGERTFYCSMCGKGFTWVDNFQTHQRFHAGERLFSCHECGKAFSNSSDLLKHRRVHTGERPFSCPECGKAFSDSSNLLRHRRVHTGERPFSCPECGKAFSNSSNLLAHQQVHTGERPFSCPECGKAFSKSSNLLAHQRVHTGERPFSCSECGKAFSNSSDLLRHRRIHTGERPFACPECGKAFSNSSDLLSHRRVHTRERPFSCPKCGKGFNRSSKLLAHQWVHTGERPFACPDCGKAFSNSSALQAHQQVHTGERPFPCTECGKIFSNSSILLKHRRVHTGERPFSCPECGKAFTQASILLTHRRIHTGERPFSCPECGKGFSQVGNLHVHQRVHTGEKPFTCPECGKAFSYSSDLLKHQRVHTGERPFSCPECGKAFSDSSDLLKHRRVHTGQMPFSCPECRKAFSDSSALVKHRRVHTGERPFSCPECGKSFARASNLLTHRRIHTGERPFSCLECGKGFTRSSHLRSHQRVHVPSQGD